Proteins encoded by one window of Nitrospira sp.:
- a CDS encoding HPF/RaiA family ribosome-associated protein, with protein MDLEIQSRNVEMTPRWKTEIEARMEDLRRGHDDLTHGRVTLTKNRHHKKQDHVAEALVVVTIPDRHTLTARKEDKTFEEAIRSAFEAVTIELRKFREKRAETDVRLPPVPPNRGVICKLFPKEGYGFILQEGGGEVYFHANALHSLTFEQLEDGTDVVFGVEQGKKGPQATTVQPPPVVATKVV; from the coding sequence ATGGACTTAGAAATCCAAAGCCGAAATGTCGAGATGACGCCACGCTGGAAGACCGAAATCGAAGCCCGCATGGAGGATCTCCGTCGGGGGCATGACGACCTCACCCATGGCCGCGTGACTCTGACAAAGAACCGCCATCACAAGAAACAAGACCACGTCGCGGAGGCGCTCGTGGTTGTCACAATCCCAGACCGCCATACCTTGACCGCTCGCAAGGAAGATAAGACGTTCGAAGAAGCCATCCGGAGCGCCTTTGAAGCTGTGACGATTGAACTGCGGAAGTTTCGTGAGAAGCGCGCAGAGACCGACGTGCGCCTTCCACCTGTTCCACCCAATCGTGGAGTGATCTGCAAGCTCTTCCCGAAGGAAGGCTATGGGTTCATCCTCCAGGAGGGCGGGGGGGAAGTGTATTTTCATGCGAATGCACTTCACAGCCTCACGTTTGAGCAGCTCGAAGACGGAACAGACGTGGTGTTCGGGGTGGAGCAAGGCAAGAAAGGCCCCCAGGCCACAACCGTACAGCCACCTCCGGTGGTCGCAACGAAAGTAGTGTAG
- a CDS encoding L,D-transpeptidase, producing MSFIHFAVLLIALFPSIAFSEPSKKHPSPCQIAYPSDATIEWNCWTMRPGESLEKLFGERWVEVARFNRIDRRHARSGASLKVPKRLDDLDSFSPLPLLYPPAEQEDRFILIDLSEQFLGAYEYGALRFALPIASGNGGNETPLGDFRITAAHRVHRSCLYTVEGTDRPYPMNYALRFFVNRAGVSYWIHGRDLPGYPASHGCIGLYDEPMQKEQYGIPKDPELNDAKRLFEWVLGGEVQDDAVILLAQGPRLQIIGEAPKRERR from the coding sequence GTGAGTTTCATTCACTTCGCGGTGCTGCTGATTGCCCTGTTTCCTTCCATCGCCTTTTCGGAGCCGTCCAAGAAACATCCCAGCCCCTGTCAGATCGCCTATCCCAGCGATGCGACTATCGAGTGGAACTGTTGGACTATGCGGCCCGGTGAATCGCTTGAAAAGCTGTTCGGGGAGCGCTGGGTCGAAGTCGCACGGTTCAACCGGATTGATCGGCGTCATGCGCGTTCCGGCGCCTCGCTCAAAGTCCCGAAGCGGCTTGACGATTTGGACTCCTTCTCGCCGCTCCCGCTGTTGTATCCGCCCGCCGAGCAGGAGGATCGGTTCATCCTCATCGATCTTTCGGAGCAATTTCTCGGGGCCTATGAATACGGCGCCTTACGGTTTGCGCTCCCGATTGCTTCCGGGAACGGAGGCAACGAAACACCGCTCGGCGATTTCCGGATCACCGCAGCCCATCGCGTGCATCGGTCCTGTCTCTATACGGTCGAAGGAACGGACCGGCCCTATCCCATGAACTATGCGTTGCGTTTCTTTGTGAATCGGGCAGGCGTGTCCTATTGGATTCACGGGCGGGATTTGCCGGGCTATCCGGCTTCACATGGCTGTATCGGGCTCTATGATGAACCGATGCAGAAGGAACAGTACGGAATTCCGAAAGACCCGGAGTTGAACGATGCGAAGCGACTCTTCGAGTGGGTGTTAGGAGGCGAAGTGCAAGACGACGCGGTGATTCTGCTCGCCCAAGGTCCCAGGCTTCAGATCATCGGCGAGGCGCCGAAGCGTGAGCGGCGATGA
- a CDS encoding pentapeptide repeat-containing protein, with product MIHSALRQGLFLLIVSTIATTPILAASTTPPPNHVQRCEQPHKKGTLSPAAIRSTLHAHQEWLEQRDSPGHKRADFCGADLRQASLEGANLERARMEGVNLRQANLRQSILTQASLAGADLTKANLEDSNLVGADLRHAKLTHANLLRAIGDEAALYNAALSGAQLHDAIFERAHFEGADLSSADFTNATLVDSYLYGANLQKAVLTGADLMGADLRRTDLSKALLLQTNLQGALLDGARLNDARMMEADLESAYLDDTDLRHADLRDAILRGADLRHANLEGTRLAQADLEGANLEGARLIKASLQSAKMRMVILYKAVIEKADFRDANLHHAVMIGTRGADAVFTKAALHEIYAPKASLPRAQFNEATLDSANLVAADLSDANFSHANLTHANLQEAKLQRASFNGADLSGARLDAADIRQANFYGANLASSAGLTQAQLDTACVDNQTLLPAELSRPAPCAVTKKKAGGR from the coding sequence ATGATCCATTCCGCCTTACGCCAGGGACTATTCCTGTTGATTGTATCCACCATTGCCACAACTCCCATCTTGGCAGCAAGCACAACGCCGCCACCAAACCATGTCCAGCGATGCGAGCAACCACACAAGAAAGGCACCTTGTCTCCAGCCGCCATCCGCAGCACACTCCACGCACACCAGGAATGGCTCGAACAGCGAGACAGCCCCGGGCATAAACGGGCGGATTTCTGTGGAGCCGACTTACGGCAGGCCTCCCTCGAAGGGGCCAATCTCGAACGTGCCCGGATGGAAGGCGTCAACCTCAGGCAGGCCAATCTCAGACAAAGCATCCTGACGCAAGCCAGCCTTGCAGGCGCCGACCTCACCAAAGCCAATCTCGAAGACAGCAATTTAGTCGGTGCGGACTTGCGTCATGCCAAACTGACACATGCCAACCTCCTCCGTGCGATCGGCGATGAAGCGGCGCTGTACAACGCCGCGTTATCCGGCGCCCAGCTGCACGATGCCATCTTCGAGCGAGCCCATTTCGAGGGAGCCGATTTATCGTCGGCTGACTTTACGAACGCGACGCTGGTCGACAGCTACCTCTACGGAGCCAATCTTCAGAAGGCAGTCCTAACCGGAGCCGATTTGATGGGTGCGGATCTTCGCCGGACCGACTTGTCGAAGGCCCTACTGCTTCAGACCAATCTGCAGGGGGCGCTGCTCGACGGAGCTCGGTTGAATGACGCCCGTATGATGGAAGCGGATCTAGAAAGCGCCTATCTGGATGATACCGACCTTAGACACGCCGATCTTCGCGATGCCATCCTCCGCGGAGCGGATCTCCGTCATGCGAATCTGGAGGGTACCCGCCTCGCACAAGCCGATCTTGAAGGCGCCAATCTGGAAGGCGCACGCCTCATCAAGGCCTCACTCCAATCAGCAAAAATGCGCATGGTGATTCTCTACAAGGCTGTCATTGAAAAGGCCGACTTTCGCGACGCTAACCTGCATCATGCCGTCATGATCGGCACACGCGGCGCCGACGCCGTCTTTACCAAAGCCGCCCTGCACGAGATCTATGCCCCCAAAGCATCCCTGCCTCGGGCACAATTCAATGAAGCCACACTCGACTCAGCCAATCTCGTCGCCGCCGATTTGAGTGATGCCAATTTCAGCCATGCGAATTTGACCCACGCCAATCTGCAGGAAGCCAAGCTGCAGAGAGCCTCATTCAATGGGGCAGATCTCAGCGGCGCACGCCTTGATGCGGCCGACATCCGTCAGGCGAACTTCTACGGAGCCAATCTGGCCTCATCGGCCGGACTGACCCAAGCACAGCTGGATACCGCCTGTGTTGATAACCAGACTCTGTTGCCGGCGGAGCTCAGCCGACCGGCGCCTTGCGCAGTGACAAAGAAGAAAGCCGGAGGTCGATAG
- a CDS encoding nicotinate phosphoribosyltransferase — MNPSDHALLTDLYQLTMAQAYLEQGMEEPAVFEFFVRRLPPHRNFLMAAGLPQAVDYLSRLRFTSDDIAWLAQTGRFSPTLLRYLEGLRFSGSVEAMAEGTIFFPNEPILRIVAPMPQAQLVETRIMNLLNFQTMIASKAARSVLIAEGKPLIDFGLRRAHGAEAGLYAARASYLAGFAGTATVLAGRAFGIPIFGTMAHSFVQAHEDESESFTHFAQAQPENVVLLIDTYDTEAAAHKVVALAPSLLAKAISVKGIRLDSGDLAEHARNVRKILDEGGLPHATILVSGNLDEYRLRALIHSRAPIDSFAVGTAMTTSTDAPSLDCAYKLQEYAGRPCRKRSEGKATWPGRKQVYRERTADGQWAYDLLTTSTDRQEGQGLLQPVMRDGQLIAPLPSLTDSRAHAADQLAQLPLSLQALEPAASYEVRVSDSLKAMTESVDRRAH, encoded by the coding sequence ATGAATCCATCCGACCACGCACTCCTGACGGACCTGTACCAGTTGACGATGGCCCAAGCCTATCTGGAGCAGGGCATGGAGGAACCGGCCGTCTTCGAATTTTTTGTCCGCCGCCTGCCGCCCCATCGCAATTTCCTCATGGCTGCCGGACTCCCGCAGGCCGTGGACTATCTTTCTCGCCTACGCTTCACCTCCGACGACATCGCCTGGCTCGCACAGACCGGCCGATTCTCGCCGACGCTCCTGCGCTATTTGGAAGGACTCCGCTTTTCGGGATCGGTCGAAGCAATGGCGGAAGGCACCATCTTTTTCCCCAACGAGCCGATCTTACGCATCGTCGCCCCCATGCCGCAGGCCCAACTGGTCGAAACGCGCATCATGAATCTACTGAACTTCCAGACCATGATCGCCTCGAAGGCCGCGCGATCCGTCTTGATCGCCGAAGGCAAGCCGCTCATCGACTTTGGACTTCGCCGCGCACACGGGGCCGAAGCCGGTCTCTATGCCGCGCGCGCCAGCTATCTTGCCGGATTCGCCGGTACTGCGACCGTGCTGGCCGGCAGAGCCTTCGGCATCCCGATTTTCGGCACGATGGCCCATTCGTTCGTCCAAGCCCACGAGGACGAATCCGAGTCCTTCACCCACTTCGCGCAGGCCCAGCCGGAGAATGTCGTACTGCTGATCGACACCTACGACACCGAAGCCGCTGCGCACAAGGTCGTGGCGCTCGCGCCCTCGCTACTCGCCAAAGCCATCTCCGTGAAAGGTATTCGGCTAGATAGCGGCGATCTTGCCGAGCATGCCAGGAACGTCAGAAAGATTCTCGACGAGGGAGGCTTACCGCATGCAACGATCCTCGTCAGCGGCAATCTGGATGAATACCGGTTGCGAGCGTTGATTCACAGCCGCGCACCGATCGACAGTTTCGCCGTCGGCACGGCGATGACGACCTCGACGGATGCGCCTTCACTGGACTGCGCTTACAAACTTCAGGAATACGCCGGCCGGCCTTGCCGCAAACGGTCCGAAGGCAAAGCCACCTGGCCGGGACGCAAACAGGTCTATCGCGAACGCACCGCCGACGGGCAATGGGCCTACGATCTGCTGACGACGAGTACGGATCGACAGGAAGGACAAGGCCTCCTCCAACCGGTCATGCGCGACGGCCAGCTCATCGCGCCGCTTCCCTCTCTCACTGACAGCCGCGCCCATGCCGCTGACCAACTAGCCCAGCTCCCGCTTTCGCTGCAGGCGCTCGAACCCGCCGCTTCCTACGAAGTACGGGTCTCTGATTCGCTGAAAGCTATGACCGAATCGGTCGATCGCCGGGCGCACTAA
- a CDS encoding isochorismatase family protein produces MTLLSTHPATPSSNHVVLAPGDALLVVDLQNDFLPGGALGIAGGDGLLPVLRHYCDRFVTRRLPIIFSRDWHPPRHCSFREQGGPWPVHCVADTPGSLTPTQFPIPSTVETIYKATKPDKDVYSVFEDTPLHELLQRDHVRRIFIGGLATDYCVLYSVRDARRLGYETCLLLDGIAAVNRQPGDGQRAIDEMIRSGAVPIRLEQLTQ; encoded by the coding sequence ATGACGCTGCTCTCGACCCATCCGGCAACTCCATCGTCTAACCATGTCGTCCTCGCGCCGGGCGATGCGCTGCTGGTCGTGGACCTGCAGAATGATTTTCTTCCCGGCGGCGCACTCGGAATTGCCGGAGGCGACGGGCTTCTGCCGGTTCTGCGCCACTATTGCGACCGTTTCGTGACACGCCGTCTCCCAATCATTTTCTCGCGCGATTGGCACCCGCCGCGCCATTGTTCGTTCAGAGAACAAGGCGGCCCCTGGCCCGTGCACTGCGTGGCAGATACGCCCGGCTCGCTGACACCCACGCAGTTCCCAATCCCATCGACCGTCGAGACGATTTACAAAGCCACCAAACCGGACAAAGACGTCTACTCGGTCTTCGAAGACACACCCCTGCATGAACTGCTGCAGCGCGATCATGTACGGCGTATTTTCATCGGCGGCCTGGCCACCGACTATTGCGTGCTCTACAGCGTCAGAGACGCGCGCAGACTCGGCTACGAGACCTGCCTCCTGCTCGACGGCATCGCCGCCGTCAATCGTCAACCGGGCGACGGTCAGCGGGCGATCGACGAAATGATCCGCAGCGGCGCTGTCCCCATCCGGTTGGAACAGCTCACACAATGA
- a CDS encoding cytochrome c yields the protein MMHKTSRTLVFAAGVSLLLSALSVAAQDLPADLHRGKALYQNHCATCHGQTGWGDGPTAASLRVAPANFHLFRSFLKSDEELLRTIEHGIVFSPMHAWTGSLTEGQMIDVLAYVRLLSQQGK from the coding sequence ATGATGCACAAGACATCTCGAACGCTCGTATTCGCCGCCGGCGTCAGTCTCTTACTCAGTGCCCTGTCCGTTGCAGCCCAGGATCTTCCCGCCGACCTGCACCGAGGCAAGGCGCTGTATCAGAACCACTGCGCAACCTGCCATGGCCAGACCGGCTGGGGGGACGGCCCCACCGCTGCATCGCTCAGAGTCGCGCCGGCTAACTTTCATCTGTTTCGATCCTTTCTGAAATCCGATGAGGAGCTGCTGCGCACGATCGAACATGGGATCGTCTTCAGTCCTATGCATGCCTGGACCGGCAGCCTGACCGAGGGCCAAATGATTGATGTGTTGGCCTATGTGCGGCTACTCTCCCAGCAAGGCAAGTGA
- a CDS encoding alpha/beta fold hydrolase, protein MMTSHEHNVQIIYGKLALEGILGLPPDPSGVILFAHGSGSGRLSPRNNFVARHLQQNGLATLLLDLLTPDEAEDRRKVFDIDLLADRLLLAKAWLDKDPHTKKLGIGYFGASTGAGAALQAAARDPQNIQAIVSRGGRPDLAEAYLPSVTAPTLLIVGGWDEPVIEMNQSAYEMLICEKKLTVVPGATHLFEEPGTLEQVAEHACKWFLRHFHREGKAKE, encoded by the coding sequence ATGATGACTAGCCACGAGCACAATGTCCAGATCATTTACGGAAAACTGGCGCTTGAGGGCATCCTAGGCCTCCCACCTGATCCAAGCGGCGTCATCCTCTTTGCTCACGGCAGCGGCAGCGGACGATTGAGCCCGCGTAACAACTTCGTCGCCCGCCATCTGCAGCAGAACGGCCTCGCGACACTATTGCTTGACCTGCTCACGCCGGACGAAGCCGAGGACCGACGGAAAGTGTTTGATATCGATCTGCTGGCCGATCGGCTGTTGCTGGCCAAAGCCTGGCTGGATAAAGACCCGCACACAAAGAAGCTTGGCATCGGCTATTTCGGCGCCAGCACCGGAGCCGGCGCGGCGTTGCAAGCCGCTGCCAGAGACCCACAAAACATCCAGGCCATCGTGTCGCGAGGCGGACGGCCCGACTTGGCAGAAGCCTATCTGCCCTCGGTGACCGCGCCAACTCTGCTGATTGTCGGTGGGTGGGATGAACCGGTGATTGAGATGAACCAATCAGCCTACGAAATGCTCATCTGTGAGAAGAAACTGACCGTCGTCCCCGGAGCCACACATCTATTTGAAGAACCAGGCACGCTGGAACAGGTAGCCGAGCACGCATGCAAGTGGTTTCTGCGGCACTTTCATCGAGAGGGAAAAGCAAAAGAATAA
- a CDS encoding adenylyl-sulfate kinase: protein MSRTQGFAIWITGLPASGKSTIVRALTPQLEAEGLTVEVLESDEVRRVLTPEATYSQAERDLFYRALALMGAKLVAQGVTVIFDATATRREYRDFARRLIPRFIEVAVECPLEICTQRDYKGTYQRGQRGESSTVPGLQSPYEPPVSPDLTIDTTEVPASAAAENVLALVKKRFLQ from the coding sequence ATGAGTCGGACCCAAGGTTTCGCCATCTGGATTACGGGCCTGCCGGCTTCCGGCAAGAGCACGATCGTAAGGGCGCTCACGCCGCAGCTTGAAGCGGAAGGCCTGACAGTGGAAGTATTGGAGTCAGATGAGGTCAGACGTGTGCTCACGCCGGAGGCAACCTACTCGCAGGCCGAGCGGGACCTCTTCTACCGCGCTTTAGCGCTGATGGGGGCGAAGCTGGTGGCGCAGGGCGTGACCGTGATCTTTGACGCCACAGCCACCCGGCGTGAGTATCGCGACTTTGCCAGGAGGCTGATTCCCCGATTCATCGAAGTGGCGGTGGAATGTCCGCTGGAAATCTGCACGCAGCGTGACTACAAAGGGACGTATCAACGAGGGCAGCGAGGTGAGTCCAGCACTGTGCCGGGGTTGCAGTCCCCATATGAACCGCCGGTCAGCCCAGATCTGACCATCGATACGACGGAAGTCCCGGCGAGCGCAGCGGCGGAGAATGTACTCGCGCTTGTGAAGAAACGATTTCTTCAGTAA
- a CDS encoding AAA family ATPase: MSTDKFRVPVSMLSPTVDPAQLGFEDTSELEPLTDIIGQERAVEALEFGLSMKSPGFNLYVSGPVGTGKATLVRQMVTRLARTAQAPSDWCYVNNFQDPSRPVGLSFPAGQGGAFKRDMATFIESLRRDIPAAFESKKYLDGKAKLHDETEAKKKTLFQELTKLSLARGFGFDETPAGFGLVPLKDGHPMTDEAMEAMTEPEQRDLTERRLALEGEIRDFHVRLHGLDKEMEHQLRHLDHQVVTNVLEGRYEALLRSYQDLPAVSAYLERVKDNVIHHYKEFLPHEGPALPIPGLELRRPDMTRYLVNLIVEHDSTGGAPVIDESHPTYTNLIGKIERRAHMGVMYTDFTEIRAGAVLQANGGYLIVNALDMLHQPFSWDALKRVIKTAEVKIEDPGEFYGFSTAGLRPQAIPVTVKIIMVGPPMIYYLLQAYEEDFAKLFKVKADFDTEVVRSERQDRQYARFIAKLCREEGLPHFGADAVAEVIRQGFRFADRHDRLSLRFSLVSDLIREAGYWARKEGHSFVTRGDVDAAIAHKRHRSNLAEHWIQDEIKEGTLMVDLDGESVGQVNGLSVHELGDYAFGRPTRITARTYVGTKGVIDVQREAELAGNIHSKGVMTIAGYLAGKFAGLHPFAMSASLTFEQTYSEIEGDSAAVAELTAILSSLADLPIRQYLAVTGSVNQLGEVQPIGGVNEKIEGFLESCSRRGLTGKQGVIIPARNTNHLALRRDVVEAVESGQFTVYAVNTLEEAIELLTGVTAGERGIDGEYPPDTVFGRAAQRLAEMAQAVAEWGEGEEHPGGRIIMEP, from the coding sequence ATGAGCACGGACAAATTTAGAGTTCCCGTTTCGATGTTGTCGCCCACAGTCGATCCCGCACAGTTAGGGTTCGAAGACACGAGCGAACTCGAACCGCTCACCGATATTATCGGCCAGGAGCGGGCGGTCGAAGCGCTGGAGTTCGGTCTCTCGATGAAGAGCCCGGGGTTCAACCTGTACGTCTCCGGCCCGGTCGGCACAGGGAAAGCCACCCTGGTCCGTCAGATGGTGACACGGCTGGCCCGGACAGCCCAGGCTCCTTCCGACTGGTGCTACGTCAACAATTTTCAGGACCCCTCACGGCCGGTCGGTCTTTCCTTTCCCGCCGGGCAAGGCGGTGCCTTCAAACGGGACATGGCCACGTTCATCGAGAGCTTGCGGCGCGACATCCCTGCCGCGTTCGAAAGCAAGAAGTACCTCGACGGCAAAGCCAAGCTGCATGACGAAACTGAAGCCAAGAAGAAAACGCTGTTCCAAGAGCTCACCAAGTTGAGTCTCGCCCGCGGGTTCGGGTTCGACGAAACGCCGGCGGGATTCGGACTCGTGCCGCTCAAAGACGGACATCCCATGACCGACGAAGCCATGGAGGCCATGACCGAACCAGAACAACGGGACCTCACCGAACGCCGGCTCGCCCTCGAAGGCGAGATCCGTGACTTTCATGTGCGTCTCCACGGCCTCGATAAAGAAATGGAGCACCAGCTCCGCCACCTCGATCACCAGGTGGTGACCAACGTGCTCGAAGGCCGGTATGAGGCGTTACTGCGGTCCTACCAAGATCTACCGGCCGTCTCCGCCTATCTCGAGCGTGTGAAAGACAACGTCATCCACCATTACAAAGAATTTCTTCCCCATGAAGGACCGGCATTACCCATTCCTGGCCTGGAACTCCGTCGGCCTGACATGACCCGCTATCTCGTGAATCTCATCGTCGAGCATGACTCGACCGGCGGCGCGCCCGTCATCGACGAATCGCACCCGACTTACACCAACCTGATCGGCAAAATCGAACGCCGCGCACATATGGGCGTCATGTACACGGACTTCACTGAAATCCGTGCCGGCGCCGTCCTCCAAGCCAACGGCGGCTACCTGATCGTGAATGCGCTGGACATGTTGCATCAACCATTTTCCTGGGACGCGCTGAAGCGAGTCATCAAAACGGCTGAAGTGAAAATCGAAGACCCCGGCGAATTCTATGGTTTCTCCACCGCCGGCCTCCGGCCGCAAGCCATCCCCGTCACGGTGAAAATCATCATGGTCGGGCCGCCCATGATCTACTACCTGCTCCAAGCCTACGAAGAGGACTTTGCCAAGCTCTTTAAAGTGAAGGCGGACTTCGATACGGAAGTGGTCCGAAGCGAACGGCAGGATCGCCAGTACGCCCGCTTCATCGCAAAACTCTGCCGCGAAGAAGGGCTGCCGCACTTTGGCGCCGATGCGGTCGCCGAAGTGATTCGGCAAGGCTTCCGCTTTGCCGATCGGCACGACCGCCTGTCACTGCGATTCAGCCTCGTGAGCGACCTCATCCGCGAGGCCGGCTACTGGGCCAGGAAAGAAGGTCATTCGTTTGTGACGCGCGGAGATGTGGACGCGGCCATCGCGCACAAGCGCCACCGGTCGAATCTGGCCGAACATTGGATCCAGGACGAAATCAAAGAAGGTACCCTGATGGTCGATCTCGACGGCGAGAGCGTCGGCCAGGTGAATGGTCTCTCCGTCCATGAACTCGGCGACTACGCGTTCGGCCGCCCCACCCGCATCACGGCGCGCACGTATGTCGGCACCAAAGGCGTCATCGACGTGCAGCGAGAAGCGGAGTTGGCCGGCAATATCCATAGCAAAGGGGTCATGACCATCGCCGGTTACCTGGCAGGAAAGTTTGCCGGGCTACATCCCTTCGCCATGAGCGCGTCCTTGACCTTCGAACAAACCTACTCCGAGATTGAAGGAGACAGCGCCGCTGTCGCCGAGTTGACCGCAATTTTGTCCAGCCTAGCCGATCTGCCGATCCGGCAATATCTTGCCGTCACCGGATCCGTCAACCAATTGGGCGAAGTCCAGCCTATCGGCGGCGTCAACGAGAAAATCGAAGGGTTTCTTGAATCCTGTTCACGGCGTGGACTGACCGGCAAACAGGGCGTGATCATTCCGGCGCGTAATACGAACCATCTCGCCCTTCGTCGCGATGTGGTCGAAGCGGTGGAATCGGGACAGTTCACCGTCTACGCGGTGAACACGCTGGAAGAAGCCATTGAATTGCTCACCGGCGTGACGGCCGGAGAACGCGGTATCGACGGGGAATATCCTCCCGACACGGTGTTTGGCCGTGCCGCTCAACGCCTCGCCGAAATGGCGCAGGCCGTCGCGGAGTGGGGTGAGGGCGAAGAACATCCCGGCGGACGGATCATCATGGAACCGTGA
- a CDS encoding CBS domain-containing protein — MRQTEFFMKACDPKTLTVGQLMQDAVTRCTSRTDALTLTHMMTHRSFGSLPVVEEDGTLVGVVSEYDLLQVMIEGRDLRKVLATEIMSAYPVTVTEDQTLVQVADLFQDRYLTRVPVVRNGKLVGILARRDLLFGYTQASQYWS; from the coding sequence ATGCGACAAACAGAATTTTTCATGAAAGCCTGCGATCCGAAGACCTTGACCGTCGGTCAGTTGATGCAGGACGCGGTCACGCGTTGCACGTCGCGGACGGACGCCCTGACCTTGACCCACATGATGACCCATCGGAGTTTCGGGAGTCTGCCCGTGGTGGAGGAGGATGGGACGCTGGTGGGCGTGGTGAGTGAATACGATCTCTTGCAGGTGATGATCGAAGGGCGGGATCTGCGCAAGGTTCTGGCGACCGAGATCATGTCGGCCTATCCGGTGACGGTGACGGAAGACCAGACTCTCGTGCAAGTGGCCGATCTGTTCCAAGACCGGTATCTCACGCGAGTGCCCGTCGTGCGGAACGGCAAACTGGTCGGCATTCTGGCGCGACGGGATCTGCTGTTCGGGTATACGCAGGCGTCCCAGTATTGGTCTTAG
- a CDS encoding phosphotransferase, whose product MPTLRKQALEEYLQSRFGPDATLLSFGVIGKASSEGAHKQYGYGTPVKLTFRVGNDVRSAVLETMKPGPFGHEHMADRAQAMLWDYESYGRLPRHVKALDVGIFTGTQKMLSVAEGREYFVLNQWTEGVSYHEDLERLAKGRSLRPLDRKRTVALARYLAQIHAHKKRDADLYRRRLRELIGHGECIMGLTDSYPERFGFITEALLRGIEDAANRWRWRLRGQTKRLSQVHGDFHPWNVLFKKGVDFAVLDRSRGEWGEPADDVTSMTINYFFYSLCRWGRLKGPYEVLFRLFWEEYIEASGDEDVLATAAPFFAFRGLVLASPVWYPTLPIGVRRTIFRFIDQVLAAPRFDPSRVNEYCG is encoded by the coding sequence ATGCCGACGCTGAGAAAACAGGCTCTCGAAGAGTATCTCCAGTCGCGTTTTGGGCCTGACGCTACGTTGCTGTCGTTCGGCGTGATCGGAAAGGCAAGTTCAGAAGGGGCGCATAAGCAATACGGCTATGGGACACCGGTCAAGCTGACGTTCCGTGTCGGCAACGATGTACGGTCGGCTGTGTTGGAAACCATGAAGCCCGGTCCCTTCGGGCACGAGCACATGGCTGATCGGGCGCAGGCGATGTTGTGGGACTACGAGTCCTATGGACGGCTCCCGCGCCATGTAAAGGCGCTCGACGTCGGCATCTTTACAGGCACACAGAAAATGTTGTCTGTTGCAGAGGGGCGGGAATACTTTGTCCTGAATCAATGGACCGAGGGAGTAAGTTATCACGAAGATCTGGAACGGCTCGCCAAGGGGCGATCGCTCCGTCCGCTCGATCGCAAGCGGACCGTCGCCCTTGCGCGTTATCTGGCGCAGATCCACGCGCATAAGAAACGGGATGCCGATTTATACCGCCGCCGTTTGCGGGAGTTAATCGGTCACGGCGAATGCATCATGGGGCTGACCGACAGTTACCCCGAGCGGTTCGGGTTTATCACGGAAGCCTTGTTGCGCGGAATTGAGGATGCCGCCAACCGTTGGCGGTGGCGTCTGCGCGGACAGACCAAACGATTGTCGCAAGTGCACGGGGATTTTCACCCTTGGAATGTGTTGTTCAAGAAGGGTGTCGATTTCGCAGTGCTCGATCGCTCACGCGGGGAGTGGGGTGAACCGGCGGACGACGTGACATCCATGACGATCAACTATTTCTTCTATTCACTCTGCCGGTGGGGACGGCTGAAGGGGCCGTACGAAGTGCTTTTCCGCCTGTTTTGGGAGGAGTATATCGAGGCAAGCGGCGATGAGGATGTGTTGGCAACAGCGGCGCCGTTCTTTGCGTTTCGCGGCTTGGTACTGGCGAGTCCTGTCTGGTATCCCACGTTGCCGATCGGTGTGCGTCGAACCATCTTTCGATTTATAGATCAGGTCCTCGCTGCACCGCGCTTCGATCCGTCACGGGTGAATGAGTATTGCGGGTGA
- a CDS encoding zinc ribbon domain-containing protein produces the protein MPMYDYKCLDCGKESLIVVTLKEHERGDVQCPSCGSKNLQQLFTSFIAHTTKKS, from the coding sequence ATGCCAATGTATGATTATAAGTGTCTCGATTGCGGCAAAGAATCGCTGATCGTGGTGACCCTGAAAGAGCACGAACGAGGTGACGTGCAATGTCCGTCCTGCGGCAGTAAGAATCTACAACAACTATTCACCTCATTCATTGCCCACACCACCAAGAAGAGTTGA